In a genomic window of Zingiber officinale cultivar Zhangliang chromosome 9B, Zo_v1.1, whole genome shotgun sequence:
- the LOC122025078 gene encoding secreted RxLR effector protein 161-like: protein MADCNATKHPMEPKTQLHKDLEGTPVDATEYRRVIGCLRYLLHTRPDLSYPVGMASRYMERPTIMHHKVVKQILRYLKGTIYFGLTYIKGPPEISIFGYSDSDLAGDLDGRKSTSGMTFYFNESLVSWNSQKQKTVALSSCEAEFIAATTAACHALWLRSLTSELTGEKPKPVTLFVDNKSAIALMKNPVFRGRSKHIDTRFHFIRECVEKGQIVVEFVNTGEQRADVLTKALPGVKLATMRQLLGIRDLESCQD from the coding sequence ATGGCAGATTGTAATGCCACAAAACATCCGATGGAACCCAAGACACAACTGCATAAAGACTTGGAAGGGACTCCAGTTGATGCCACAGAGTACAGACGCGTCATTGGTTGCCTGAGATATTTGCTACACACACGACCAGACTTGTCATATCCTGTCGGGATGGCAAGCAGATACATGGAAAGACCTACAATCATGCATCACAAAGTGGTCAAACAAATTCTCAGGTATTTGAAAGGTACAATCTATTTTGGACTTACTTACATAAAGGGACCCCCGGAAATTAGTATATTCGGCTACTCGGACAGTGATTTAGCCGGTGATCTCGATGGGaggaaaagcacaagtggaatgACTTTCTATTTTAATGAAAGCTTAGTGTCCTGGAATTCACAGAAGCAGAAGACAGTGGCACTTTCATCTTGTGAGGCAGAATTCATCGCAGCCACAACTGCGGCCTGTCATGCTTTGTGGTTGAGGAGTCTTACTAGCGAATTAACCGGTGAAAAGCCAAAGCCGGTAACTTTGTTTGTTGACAACAAATCTGCTATAGCACTCATGAAGAATCCGGTATTCCGTGGTCGAAGCAAGCATATAGACACAAGGTTTCACTTTATCAGAGAATGTGTTGAGAAGGGACAAATTGTGGTTGAGTTCGTTAATACCGGAGAACAGCGAGCGGATGTTTTAACTAAAGCATTGCCAGGAGTGAAGTTAGCTACTATGCGACAACTACTCGGCATCCGAGACTTAGAGTCATGTCAGGATTAG